One window from the genome of Clarias gariepinus isolate MV-2021 ecotype Netherlands chromosome 15, CGAR_prim_01v2, whole genome shotgun sequence encodes:
- the LOC128543309 gene encoding myeloid-associated differentiation marker-like protein 2, producing the protein MTPQGGHYLNKTAVLSPLGAVHLTELVLGCTVISLVVHGAGYSAVYGIFCMAAWCTCFASSAAIFALDVTRLHSCLPVSWENLTVTLAALSALLYFTASIVYPVYFLRNECPYNDCEVRNFRIAVTVCSWAAFVAYITEVSLSRAKPTRAASYMSTPSGLLKVVQAYVGCVIFITLANGTEFWRHPATVYCVAVFVFCFAVTVLVVALRVLGRTTFLSLPLDRFVVLYTFAAVLLYVSAAVTWPVFCFDRKYGSPLRPQGCPGGRCAWDSQLVVSVFCFLNLAFYIADLCCSQKARFVTRQPRV; encoded by the coding sequence ATGACCCCCCAGGGTGGCCATTATTTAAACAAGACAGCTGTGCTTTCCCCTCTCGGCGCTGTCCATTTGACAGAGCTTGTTCTCGGCTGTACCGTGATCTCTTTAGTGGTCCACGGTGCAGGATACAGTGCTGTCTACGGGATTTTCTGCATGGCAGCGTGGTGCACTTGTTTTGCCTCCTCGGCAGCCATCTTCGCTCTGGATGTGACGCGTCTACACTCATGTCTTCCTGTGTCCTGGGAGAACCTGACTGTGACCCTGGCTGCACTGTCTGCTCTGCTCTACTTCACAGCTTCTATCGTCTACCCAGTTTACTTTTTACGCAATGAGTGCCCGTATAATGATTGTGAGGTAAGAAATTTCCGGATAGCTGTAACTGTGTGTTCCTGGGCAGCGTTTGTGGCGTACATCACTGAAGTTTCCTTGTCCCGAGCCAAACCAACCCGAGCAGCCAGCTACATGTCCACTCCATCTGGCCTCCTAAAGGTGGTGCAGGCTTACGTCGGATGTGTCATTTTCATCACTCTTGCTAATGGGACTGAGTTTTGGCGTCACCCGGCGACTGTGTACTGCGTGGCAGTGTTTGTGTTCTGTTTTGCTGTGACGGTGCTGGTGGTGGCACTGAGAGTCCTCGGACGTACAACTTTCCTGAGTCTGCCTCTCGACCGGTTTGTAGTACTCTACACGTTTGCTGCAGTGCTGTTGTATGTGAGTGCTGCTGTGACCTGGCCTGTGTTCTGCTTCGACAGGAAATACGGCTCACCGCTCAGACCTCAGGGTTGTCCTGGGGGAAGGTGTGCATGGGACAGCCAGCTTGTTGTGAGCGTGTTCTGCTTTCTCAACCTGGCTTTTTATATAGCAGATCTCTGCTGTTCCCAGAAAGCACGATTTGTGACCCGGCAGCCACGTGTGTGA